The following nucleotide sequence is from Acyrthosiphon pisum isolate AL4f chromosome A2, pea_aphid_22Mar2018_4r6ur, whole genome shotgun sequence.
GCTCCAGTATCAAGACTCCTTATGTTCTCGTAGGGGATGCAGCATTTCCTCTAAAGACATATTTGATGAGACCATTTCCGGAAAAAACAACAACTAAAGGCGATGCTAAAGATAATTACAACTATCGGTTATCTCGAGCAAGAATGGTGGTAGAATGTTCGTTTGGTTCTATAAGCTCTAAATTCAGAATTCTGCAAAAACCTATCGAAACCAATGTAGAAAACGCAGTCCATATTGTAAAAGCCATTACTTTACTACACAACATCATACGTGATTTGGAATCAATAAATGACGCCGAAGTTAGATCATTCCAGGATTCATACCGAAACACACCAAGCTTACTACaaaatgatttacaaaaaaGGTTTAATGCTTCACCACGAGCAGCTACGCAAATcagagaaaattttaaattgtattttgaacaACATCcaatacaaataatgtaaataattatgttttaataaaaatatgtcatatGTACTTACATgtgctattaattattttggcaACTTCCTCCCATTCACGGTGTGCTAACAATCTATTATGGTAATTCTTACACCTCCTGTCCCACAATGCAGGGCGTTCTTGGACAGCACTGATCAAATTTTCAGGCATTGTAGCAAcagaaaatggaaaatgaaaattattggaCCAGTGTACGTGAtggtcaataaaataataatataggtaaaataaaagttatcatataaaaatatgacgtCGGGTTATTACATGTCACTATACTCGTCACCTTGTTCAAACATGTTCAGACCCGACTATACGCGCGAAAATATCAAACTTTTTGATCGCGATCGCATCGCGCCGCCACGCATCGCTTCGCACTTAAAGTGCGTTTGACCACGTAGGCCACTTCCGGCGAAGGCAATTGTTTGAAATGTTCGCGTCACTTCCCGCCGCACCGCGTTCGCGTTGAATTCGCTCACGTAGGACACCGTGTTAGGGTCCCGCCACACCATGCGTTTTGGCGGGTCCGGGTAAAACGCATCCGGTCGACCGGAACAACAACTTGCATAGTTTCTTATCATAGGTGCCACATTAGAACGTTTTGTCGGGACCGGTCGATTCCTGCCGCTGACCGACCGCAACATGTTGCGGTCGGGCGGGAAACGAATCGGCAGGACATGTCatcaaaacacattattttaaatcgtgtATGCCACACTGTGCGTTTTGGCCGCTgcgttttttcaatattttattatttattttacctagacatattttttaaatatttatattttgaaaaatggtttttgatactgataaatttatatcatgtatacaaaataaccCTTCCATATGGGAAATTGGATCCAAAGATTATATGGATAagcatataaaaca
It contains:
- the LOC103308805 gene encoding putative nuclease HARBI1, whose product is MPEPTEDDFKKIAQGFWDRWQFPNCLGSIDGKHIRIKKPSNSGSMYYCYKSFFSIGLLAVTDANYKFVMVSVGSYGKENDAGVFDECPFRHAIETGRLKVPKEELLPGSSIKTPYVLVGDAAFPLKTYLMRPFPEKTTTKGDAKDNYNYRLSRARMVVECSFGSISSKFRILQKPIETNVENAVHIVKAITLLHNIIRDLESINDAEVRSFQDSYRNTPSLLQNDLQKRFNASPRAATQIRENFKLYFEQHPIQIM